One Gossypium hirsutum isolate 1008001.06 chromosome A11, Gossypium_hirsutum_v2.1, whole genome shotgun sequence genomic window carries:
- the LOC107923356 gene encoding probable serine/threonine-protein kinase PBL26 — MNCFSCFNSEKKAAKRQNSSTKNNQACDNATTEAFLPQQHPPENIPKPKTTATEPAKTTADGTKDNGNNNIEVETFTFRELAAATRNFRKECLIGEGGFGRVYKGKLEKTGQVVAVKQLDRNGLQGNREFLVEVLMLSLLHHPNLVNLIGYCSDGDQRLLVYEYMPFGSLDDHLLDISPSQKPLDWYARMKIARGAAQGLEYLHDKANPPVIYRDLKSANILLDHEYNAKLSDFGLAKLGPQGDKTHVSSRVMGTYGYCAPEYQRTGQLTVKSDVYGFGVVLLELITGRRAIDTTRPNNEQNLVSWAQPMFKEPSKFSELADPLLEGNFPVRGLQQALAVAAMCLQEEGEVRPLISDVVTALSCLGNDPDANMNAAAYKKSDDKAGYSFSESGSYGEDSRAERQRAAAEAIEWGSNSEHNSAQTHSASL; from the exons ATGAAttgtttttcatgttttaattcaGAAAAAAAGGCAGCTAAAAGGCAAAATAGTTCCACCAAAAATAATCAGGCTTGTGATAATGCTACAACTGAAGCTTTTCTTCCCCAGCAACATCCCCCAG AGAATATTCCTAAACCAAAGACCACAGCAACGGAGCCTGCAAAGACTACTGCCGATGGCACTAAAGACAATGGTAACAATAACATCGAGGTGGAAACTTTCACCTTCCGTGAATTGGCAGCCGCGACCCGAAACTTTAGAAAAGAATGCTTGATAGGGGAAGGTGGATTCGGTCGAGTTTACAAGGGAAAACTTGAAAAAACTGGCCAG GTAGTAGCCGTAAAGCAGCTTGACAGGAATGGATTGCAAGGGAATAGAGAATTCCTTGTTGAGGTATTGATGCTAAGCTTGTTGCACCATCCTAACCTAGTCAATCTTATCGGATATTGTTCCGATGGTGATCAGAGGCTTCTGGTTTACGAGTACATGCCATTTGGATCTTTAGATGATCATCTACTTG ATATTAGCCCGAGTCAGAAGCCATTAGACTGGTATGCCAGAATGAAAATAGCACGAGGTGCTGCTCAAGGCTTGGAATATTTACATGATAAGGCCAATCCCCCGGTCATCTACCGCGATCTGAAATCCGCCAACATCTTGCTGGATCATGAGTACAATGCCAAACTCTCTGATTTTGGATTAGCCAAACTCGGACCTCAAGGGGACAAAACACATGTATCTTCCAGGGTCATGGGAACATACGGGTATTGTGCTCCGGAGTATCAAAGAACAGGTCAGTTAACCGTGAAATCAGACGTTTACGGTTTCGGAGTCGTCTTGTTGGAGTTAATCACTGGAAGGAGAGCCATTGACACCACGAGGCCTAACAATGAACAGAATCTAGTTTCATGG GCTCAACCAATGTTCAAGGAACCAAGCAAGTTCTCGGAACTCGCTGATCCACTCTTGGAAGGCAATTTCCCCGTAAGAGGCTTGCAACAAGCCTTGGCAGTGGCGGCCATGTGCCTGCAAGAGGAAGGTGAGGTGCGTCCCTTGATTAGCGACGTGGTGACTGCTCTGAGTTGCCTCGGAAATGATCCAGATGCCAACATGAACGCCGCTGCTTACAAGAAATCCGACGATAAAGCAGGATATTCATTTTCAGAGAGTGGAAGTTATGGTGAAGATAGCAGGGCAGAACGACAACGAGCTGCTGCGGAAGCCATCGAGTGGGGTTCAAATTCAGAACACAATTCGGCGCAAACTCATAGCGCATCGCTGTAA
- the LOC107924569 gene encoding uncharacterized vacuolar membrane protein YML018C, translated as MTSREMKSEAWRWGLGLFYILAVASIWISASFVVQSVVDAGVSPFLITYICNALFLLYIPLVEIGRYLEDNCGSLMFRRNRRSHLQELGGSEQAILLADGVLGTREDGSSRFSLAEEGEVGHEIPDGSQSENDSIEHIKTLPEQDEVADMGLDAKGRWTLTRVAKVSLSISPFWFLAQLTFNLSLKYTTVTSNTILSSASSLFTFLVSLAFLGEKFTWIKLVSVLLCMAGTIIVSLGDSSNSKNLRIIASNPILGDILALLSAAFYAIYVTLIRKQLPDNDEKSGHASMAQFLGFLGLFNVLIFLPVALILNVTKLESLNTLSWKQFGLIIGKGLLDNVLSDYLWAKAVLLTTTTVATAGLTIQVPLAAIVDTIIGNTPHLMDYLGAVAVMIGFAGINIPSDFFCRSKETTIELENENITLANQEHTPLPLQETIPID; from the exons ATGACTTCGAGAGAAATGAAAAGTGAAGCTTGGAGGTGGGGCTTAGGTTTGTTTTACATATTGGCCGTCGCGTCTATATGGATATCTGCTAGTTTTGTGGTACAGTCTGTTGTTGATGCAGGTGTTTCACCATTTCTTATAACATACATTTGCAATGCCTTATTCCTTCTTTACATTCCCTTGGTTGAAATTGGACGGTATCTGGAAGATAATTGTGGAAGTTTAATGTTCCGGAGAAATAGACGAAGTCATTTACAAGAGTTGGGAGGATCAGAGCAAGCTATCCTTCTTGCAGATGGTGTTTTAGGTACAAGAGAGGATGGATCAAGTCGATTCTCACTTGCGGAAGAGGGAGAAGTTGGTCACGAGATCCCAGATGGTTCACAATCGGAAAATGATTCCATCGAGCATATTAAGACTTTGCCTGAACAAGATGAAGTTGCTGACATGGGCTTAGATGCAAAAGGGCGATGGACACTAACTAGAGTGGCTAAAGTTAGCCTGTCAATAAGCCCATTTTGGTTTCTTGCTCAACTGACTTTTAATCTCTCACTGAAGTACACTACTGTAACA TCTAACACCATCTTAAGCAGTGCGTCCAGCCTTTTCACGTTTTTGGTATCTTTGGCATTCTTGGGTGAGAAGTTCACTTGGATAAAGCTTGTGAGTGTCCTCCTTTGCATGGCAGGAACCATTATTGTCAGCTTGGGTGACTCTAGCAACTccaagaatctaagaataattgcTTCAAACCCTATTCTTGGAGACATTCTGGCTCTTCTCTCAGCTGCTTTCTATGCTATATACGTTACACTTATTCGTAAACAGTTGCCTGATAATGATGAAAAGAGTGGTCATGCCAGCATGGCACAATTCCTGGGATTTCTAGGGCTTTTCAATGTATTAATATTCCTTCCCGTGGCTCTTATACTCAATGTCACCAAGCTAGAGTCTCTCAACACATTATCCTGGAAGCAGTTTGGCCTGATTATAGGAAAAG GTTTGTTGGACAATGTGCTGAGTGATTATTTATGGGCGAAAGCTGTTCTTCTTACCACAACAACAGTAGCAACAGCTGGTCTTACTATTCAAGTGCCATTGGCAGCCATCGTCGATACGATAATCGGCAACACTCCTCATCTCATGGATTACCTGGGAGCTGTGGCCGTGATGATTGGTTTCGCAGGAATCAACATCCCTTCTGATTTTTTTTGTAGATCTAAAGAAACTACAattgaattagagaatgaaaataTTACTTTAGCTAATCAAGAGCATACACCATTGCCTCTCCAAGAAACAATTCCTATTGACTAA
- the LOC107924547 gene encoding deSI-like protein At4g17486: protein MAEEGQKVILNVYDLSQGLARQLSMTLLGKPIEGIWHTGVVVYGNEYYFGGGIQHSPAGTTPYGTPIRVIDLGVTHVPKDVFEMYLQEISPRYTAETYSLLTHNCNNFSNEVAQFLVGSNIPDYILQLPNEVMSSPMGALLMPMIQNLETTLRAGAVPQVPQFRPSVSAQSSQFTTISVNGSSISSQPKEVDNKVKDGEQPKSEEVKTSEKTIPPSKPTGTQEKSKNNGAAADPLGDARAKVQEEITREFAAIMASGTLRASEAAALATRKVMQKYGHLNVAMQQS, encoded by the exons ATGGCTGAG GAGGGTCAAAAAGTTATCTTGAATGTGTATGACTTGAGCCAAGGACTTGCTCGGCAGCTTTCAATGACCTTATTAGGGAAGCCTATTGAGGGAATATG GCACACTGGAGTTGTGGTTTATGGCAATGAATACTATTTTGGCGGAGGAATCCAACATTCTCCTGCTGGGACGACACCATATGGGACACCAATTAGAGTGATTGATTTAGGAGTCACCCATGTGCCTAAGGATGTGTTTGAGATGTATTTGCAGGAGATTAGTCCCCGCTACACTGCTGAGACCTATAGTTTGCTCACCCACAATTGCAACAACTTCAGTAATGAGGTTGCCCAATTTTTAGTTGGTTCCAACATTCCAGACTATATTTTGCAGCTACCTAATGAAGTTATGAGCAGTCCGATGGGCGCACTTTTAA TGCCCATGATACAGAACCTGGAGACAACTTTGAGGGCTGGTGCTGTTCCTCAAGTTCCCCAATTCAGGCCTTCTGTATCTGCTCAGTCATCCCAGTTCACAACCATCAGTGTGAACGGGTCCTCCATTAGTAGTCAGCCAAAAGAGGTAGACAATAAGGTGAAAGATGGGGAGCAACCAAAATCTGAAGAAGTCAAGACATCAGAAAAGACAATACCACCTTCTAAACCAACCGGCACACAGGAAAAATCAAAAAACAATGGAGCTGCAGCAGACCCTCTTGGAGATGCTCGAGCCAAGGTCCAAGAGGAGATAACCCGTGAATTTGCCGCAATCATGGCGAGTGGAACATTGCGAGCTAGTGAGGCAGCAGCACTAGCAACTAGGAAAGTGATGCAGAAATATGGACACTTGAATGTTGCTATGCAACAAAGTTAG
- the LOC107924487 gene encoding transcriptional corepressor LEUNIG_HOMOLOG isoform X2 encodes MAQSNWEADKMLDVYIHDYMLKRKLHASAKAFMTEGKVATDPVAIDAPGGFLFEWWSVFWDIFIARTNEKHSVAAAAYIEAQQIKAREQQQLQMQQLQLMQHRNVQLQRRDPNHPALGGSVSTNSEGMMGHPSASILAMKLYEERVKNPQSVDSETSSALIDANRMALLKTQANPHSLLVQSSRGNMSVALQQIQSQTPLATVTAQDIKSEVNLGGNQKSLPMDPSSIYGQAILQPKSGLGGLNQGVSSLPLRGWPLTAQIQGNLGNSANFGNTDPCRFGQLSRGNLNAKDGQSARNDGSTCSPVHSSSPKKKMSQMSHCSSQQQEQLQQQQPSQQLHQNNRKRKQPSSSGAANSTGTGNTVGPSPNSPPSTHLPGDAITTASSLQHVNNASKCMIYGEDSTARLSSSSNLLEDIERFDPLDENTETLLSHDGSDVRGICGTVKQSPNEHQKESVKGFTFAEVGCIRTRNSKVTCCHFSSDGKFLASAGHDKKVVLWNMDTLRTVSSPEEHKLVITDVRFRPNSTQLATASVDKSVRIWDAAKPSYCVQAYNGHSSPVMSLDFHPRKTELFCFCDNDNEIHYWNLNLFSCMRMSKGGMAQVRFQPRLGHFLAAASDKVVSIFDVETDRQILTFQGHSEIVNYICWDVNGDYLASVSHDLVKLWSVATGECIQELSSGGNQFHSCVFHPSYSTLLVIGGISSLELWNMAENKSMTIPAHENIISALAQSPVGGIVATASHDGSVKLWK; translated from the exons ATGGCACAGAGTAATTGGGAAGCTGACAAGAT GCTTGATGTGTATATTCATGATTATATGTTGAAAAGAAAGTTGCATGCTTCTGCAAAAGCTTTTATGACCGAAGGAAAGGTTGCCACAGATCCAGTAG CTATTGACGCACCTGGTGGATTTCTGTTCGAATGGTGGTCTGTCTTCTGGGACATATTTATTGCTAGAACAAATGAGAAACATTCTGTTGCTGCTGCAGCTTATATAGAG gCACAACAAATAAAAGCAAGGGAACAGCAGCAACTACAAATGCAGCAGCTGCAACTAATGCAGCACCGCAATGTTCAGTTACAACGAAGGGATCCCAATCATCCTGCTCTTGGTGGTTCTGTAAGTACTAACTCTGAAGGAATGATGGGACATCCATCAGCAAGTATCTTGGCCATGAAACTGTATGAAGAACGTGTGAAAAACCCTCAGTCTGTAGATTCAGAGACATCATCAGCACTTATAGATGCCAATAGAATGGCCCTTCTGAAAACACAGGCCAATCCTCATAG CCTGTTGGTGCAAAGTAGCCGTGGAAATATGTCAGTAGCTTTGCAACAAATCCAATCACAAACACCACTAGCCACTGTAACTGCCCAG GATATCAAAAGTGAAGTTAATTTGGGTGGAAATCAGAAAAGCTTACCTATGGATCCCTCATCCATCTATGGGCAGGCAATTTTACAGCCTAAATCAGGACTAGGAG GATTGAATCAAGGTGTCTCTAGTCTTCCGTTAAGGGGTTGGCCTCTAACT GCTCAGATACAAGGCAACCTTGGAAATTCAGCAAACTTTGGGAATACAGACCCTTGTAGGTTTGGTCAATTGTCTAGGGGCAACTTGAATGCAAAAGATGGTCAATCTGCTAGAAACGATGGATCCACATGCTCCCCTGTGCATTCAAGTTCTCCAAAG AAGAAGATGAGTCAAATGTCACATTGTTCCTCTCAACAACAGGAGCAGTTGCAACAGCAGCAGCCATCGCAGCAACTGCATCAG AATAACAGAAAAAGGAAACAACCTTCTTCTTCTGGAGCAGCTAACAGCACTGGAACAGGAAACACAGTTGGCCCTTCACCAAATTCACCTCCATCAACTCACCTGCCTGGTGATGCAATAACTACAGCATCTAGTCTGCAGCATGTCAATAATGCTTCTAAATGCATGATTTATGGGGAAGATTCAACAGCGCGCCTTTCATCATCTTCAAATCTATTG GAAGACATAGAAAGGTTTGATCCTTTGGATGAAAATACGGAGACGCTACTTTCGCATGATGGAAGTGATGTGAGGGGCATCTGTGGTACAGTTAAACAAAGTCCTAATGAGCACCAAAAGGAGTCTGTTAAAG GTTTCACTTTTGCTGAGGTTGGTTGTATACGGACCAGAAATAGCAAAGTTACTTGCTGTCATTTTTCTTCGGATGGGAAGTTCTTGGCTAGTGCTGGGCATGACAAGAAG GTGGTGCTTTGGAATATGGATACCCTTCGAACAGTGAGTAGTCCGGAAGAACACAAATTGGTTATTACAGATGTTCGCTTCAGACCAAATTCCACTCAGTTGGCAACAGCTTCAGTTGATAAATCAGTGCGAATATGGGATGCAGCCAAA CCAAGCTATTGTGTGCAAGCATACAATGGCCACTCTTCACCCGTGATGTCCCTTGATTTCCACCCCAGGAAGACtgaattattttgtttttgtgaCAACGACAATGAAATACACTACTGGAATCTTAATTTATTCTCATGCATGAGGATGTCCAAG GGAGGTATGGCCCAAGTGAGATTTCAACCAAGACTTGGACATTTTCTGGCAGCAGCTTCAGATAAAGTAGTGTCTATCTTTGACGTGGAAACCGATAGGCAAATATTAACATTTCAG GGGCATTCGGAAATTGTAAACTATATATGCTGGGATGTAAATGGAGATTATTTGGCATCCGTGAGTCATGACCTGGTAAAACTATGGTCGGTGGCTACAGGGGAGTGCATTCAAGAACTCAGTTCTGGTGGGAACCAGTTTCACTCTTGTGTATTTCATCCAAGTTATTCCACTCTTTTGGTGATTGGAGGAATCTCG TCTTTGGAGTTGTGGAACATGGCTGAGAACAAGAGCATGACAATTCCAGCTCATGAGAATATAATTTCGGCACTCGCACAATCACCTGTCGGAGGAATTGTTGCGACAGCAAGTCATGACGGCTCTGTTAAACTATGGAAATAG
- the LOC107924487 gene encoding transcriptional corepressor LEUNIG_HOMOLOG isoform X1, whose product MAQSNWEADKMLDVYIHDYMLKRKLHASAKAFMTEGKVATDPVAIDAPGGFLFEWWSVFWDIFIARTNEKHSVAAAAYIEAQQIKAREQQQLQMQQLQLMQHRNVQLQRRDPNHPALGGSVSTNSEGMMGHPSASILAMKLYEERVKNPQSVDSETSSALIDANRMALLKTQANPHSLLVQSSRGNMSVALQQIQSQTPLATVTAQDIKSEVNLGGNQKSLPMDPSSIYGQAILQPKSGLGGLNQGVSSLPLRGWPLTGIDQLRQSLGMQMQKPNLQTQNQFLLASQQHNVLAQAQIQGNLGNSANFGNTDPCRFGQLSRGNLNAKDGQSARNDGSTCSPVHSSSPKKKMSQMSHCSSQQQEQLQQQQPSQQLHQNNRKRKQPSSSGAANSTGTGNTVGPSPNSPPSTHLPGDAITTASSLQHVNNASKCMIYGEDSTARLSSSSNLLEDIERFDPLDENTETLLSHDGSDVRGICGTVKQSPNEHQKESVKGFTFAEVGCIRTRNSKVTCCHFSSDGKFLASAGHDKKVVLWNMDTLRTVSSPEEHKLVITDVRFRPNSTQLATASVDKSVRIWDAAKPSYCVQAYNGHSSPVMSLDFHPRKTELFCFCDNDNEIHYWNLNLFSCMRMSKGGMAQVRFQPRLGHFLAAASDKVVSIFDVETDRQILTFQGHSEIVNYICWDVNGDYLASVSHDLVKLWSVATGECIQELSSGGNQFHSCVFHPSYSTLLVIGGISSLELWNMAENKSMTIPAHENIISALAQSPVGGIVATASHDGSVKLWK is encoded by the exons ATGGCACAGAGTAATTGGGAAGCTGACAAGAT GCTTGATGTGTATATTCATGATTATATGTTGAAAAGAAAGTTGCATGCTTCTGCAAAAGCTTTTATGACCGAAGGAAAGGTTGCCACAGATCCAGTAG CTATTGACGCACCTGGTGGATTTCTGTTCGAATGGTGGTCTGTCTTCTGGGACATATTTATTGCTAGAACAAATGAGAAACATTCTGTTGCTGCTGCAGCTTATATAGAG gCACAACAAATAAAAGCAAGGGAACAGCAGCAACTACAAATGCAGCAGCTGCAACTAATGCAGCACCGCAATGTTCAGTTACAACGAAGGGATCCCAATCATCCTGCTCTTGGTGGTTCTGTAAGTACTAACTCTGAAGGAATGATGGGACATCCATCAGCAAGTATCTTGGCCATGAAACTGTATGAAGAACGTGTGAAAAACCCTCAGTCTGTAGATTCAGAGACATCATCAGCACTTATAGATGCCAATAGAATGGCCCTTCTGAAAACACAGGCCAATCCTCATAG CCTGTTGGTGCAAAGTAGCCGTGGAAATATGTCAGTAGCTTTGCAACAAATCCAATCACAAACACCACTAGCCACTGTAACTGCCCAG GATATCAAAAGTGAAGTTAATTTGGGTGGAAATCAGAAAAGCTTACCTATGGATCCCTCATCCATCTATGGGCAGGCAATTTTACAGCCTAAATCAGGACTAGGAG GATTGAATCAAGGTGTCTCTAGTCTTCCGTTAAGGGGTTGGCCTCTAACT GGCATTGATCAGTTAAGACAAAGTTTGGGCATGCAAATGCAAAAGCCTAATCTGCAGACCCAAAATCAATTTCTTTTGGCTTCTCAACAACATAATGTCTTGGCACAGGCTCAGATACAAGGCAACCTTGGAAATTCAGCAAACTTTGGGAATACAGACCCTTGTAGGTTTGGTCAATTGTCTAGGGGCAACTTGAATGCAAAAGATGGTCAATCTGCTAGAAACGATGGATCCACATGCTCCCCTGTGCATTCAAGTTCTCCAAAG AAGAAGATGAGTCAAATGTCACATTGTTCCTCTCAACAACAGGAGCAGTTGCAACAGCAGCAGCCATCGCAGCAACTGCATCAG AATAACAGAAAAAGGAAACAACCTTCTTCTTCTGGAGCAGCTAACAGCACTGGAACAGGAAACACAGTTGGCCCTTCACCAAATTCACCTCCATCAACTCACCTGCCTGGTGATGCAATAACTACAGCATCTAGTCTGCAGCATGTCAATAATGCTTCTAAATGCATGATTTATGGGGAAGATTCAACAGCGCGCCTTTCATCATCTTCAAATCTATTG GAAGACATAGAAAGGTTTGATCCTTTGGATGAAAATACGGAGACGCTACTTTCGCATGATGGAAGTGATGTGAGGGGCATCTGTGGTACAGTTAAACAAAGTCCTAATGAGCACCAAAAGGAGTCTGTTAAAG GTTTCACTTTTGCTGAGGTTGGTTGTATACGGACCAGAAATAGCAAAGTTACTTGCTGTCATTTTTCTTCGGATGGGAAGTTCTTGGCTAGTGCTGGGCATGACAAGAAG GTGGTGCTTTGGAATATGGATACCCTTCGAACAGTGAGTAGTCCGGAAGAACACAAATTGGTTATTACAGATGTTCGCTTCAGACCAAATTCCACTCAGTTGGCAACAGCTTCAGTTGATAAATCAGTGCGAATATGGGATGCAGCCAAA CCAAGCTATTGTGTGCAAGCATACAATGGCCACTCTTCACCCGTGATGTCCCTTGATTTCCACCCCAGGAAGACtgaattattttgtttttgtgaCAACGACAATGAAATACACTACTGGAATCTTAATTTATTCTCATGCATGAGGATGTCCAAG GGAGGTATGGCCCAAGTGAGATTTCAACCAAGACTTGGACATTTTCTGGCAGCAGCTTCAGATAAAGTAGTGTCTATCTTTGACGTGGAAACCGATAGGCAAATATTAACATTTCAG GGGCATTCGGAAATTGTAAACTATATATGCTGGGATGTAAATGGAGATTATTTGGCATCCGTGAGTCATGACCTGGTAAAACTATGGTCGGTGGCTACAGGGGAGTGCATTCAAGAACTCAGTTCTGGTGGGAACCAGTTTCACTCTTGTGTATTTCATCCAAGTTATTCCACTCTTTTGGTGATTGGAGGAATCTCG TCTTTGGAGTTGTGGAACATGGCTGAGAACAAGAGCATGACAATTCCAGCTCATGAGAATATAATTTCGGCACTCGCACAATCACCTGTCGGAGGAATTGTTGCGACAGCAAGTCATGACGGCTCTGTTAAACTATGGAAATAG
- the LOC107924487 gene encoding transcriptional corepressor LEUNIG_HOMOLOG isoform X3: MQQLQLMQHRNVQLQRRDPNHPALGGSVSTNSEGMMGHPSASILAMKLYEERVKNPQSVDSETSSALIDANRMALLKTQANPHSLLVQSSRGNMSVALQQIQSQTPLATVTAQDIKSEVNLGGNQKSLPMDPSSIYGQAILQPKSGLGGLNQGVSSLPLRGWPLTGIDQLRQSLGMQMQKPNLQTQNQFLLASQQHNVLAQAQIQGNLGNSANFGNTDPCRFGQLSRGNLNAKDGQSARNDGSTCSPVHSSSPKKKMSQMSHCSSQQQEQLQQQQPSQQLHQNNRKRKQPSSSGAANSTGTGNTVGPSPNSPPSTHLPGDAITTASSLQHVNNASKCMIYGEDSTARLSSSSNLLEDIERFDPLDENTETLLSHDGSDVRGICGTVKQSPNEHQKESVKGFTFAEVGCIRTRNSKVTCCHFSSDGKFLASAGHDKKVVLWNMDTLRTVSSPEEHKLVITDVRFRPNSTQLATASVDKSVRIWDAAKPSYCVQAYNGHSSPVMSLDFHPRKTELFCFCDNDNEIHYWNLNLFSCMRMSKGGMAQVRFQPRLGHFLAAASDKVVSIFDVETDRQILTFQGHSEIVNYICWDVNGDYLASVSHDLVKLWSVATGECIQELSSGGNQFHSCVFHPSYSTLLVIGGISSLELWNMAENKSMTIPAHENIISALAQSPVGGIVATASHDGSVKLWK; this comes from the exons ATGCAGCAGCTGCAACTAATGCAGCACCGCAATGTTCAGTTACAACGAAGGGATCCCAATCATCCTGCTCTTGGTGGTTCTGTAAGTACTAACTCTGAAGGAATGATGGGACATCCATCAGCAAGTATCTTGGCCATGAAACTGTATGAAGAACGTGTGAAAAACCCTCAGTCTGTAGATTCAGAGACATCATCAGCACTTATAGATGCCAATAGAATGGCCCTTCTGAAAACACAGGCCAATCCTCATAG CCTGTTGGTGCAAAGTAGCCGTGGAAATATGTCAGTAGCTTTGCAACAAATCCAATCACAAACACCACTAGCCACTGTAACTGCCCAG GATATCAAAAGTGAAGTTAATTTGGGTGGAAATCAGAAAAGCTTACCTATGGATCCCTCATCCATCTATGGGCAGGCAATTTTACAGCCTAAATCAGGACTAGGAG GATTGAATCAAGGTGTCTCTAGTCTTCCGTTAAGGGGTTGGCCTCTAACT GGCATTGATCAGTTAAGACAAAGTTTGGGCATGCAAATGCAAAAGCCTAATCTGCAGACCCAAAATCAATTTCTTTTGGCTTCTCAACAACATAATGTCTTGGCACAGGCTCAGATACAAGGCAACCTTGGAAATTCAGCAAACTTTGGGAATACAGACCCTTGTAGGTTTGGTCAATTGTCTAGGGGCAACTTGAATGCAAAAGATGGTCAATCTGCTAGAAACGATGGATCCACATGCTCCCCTGTGCATTCAAGTTCTCCAAAG AAGAAGATGAGTCAAATGTCACATTGTTCCTCTCAACAACAGGAGCAGTTGCAACAGCAGCAGCCATCGCAGCAACTGCATCAG AATAACAGAAAAAGGAAACAACCTTCTTCTTCTGGAGCAGCTAACAGCACTGGAACAGGAAACACAGTTGGCCCTTCACCAAATTCACCTCCATCAACTCACCTGCCTGGTGATGCAATAACTACAGCATCTAGTCTGCAGCATGTCAATAATGCTTCTAAATGCATGATTTATGGGGAAGATTCAACAGCGCGCCTTTCATCATCTTCAAATCTATTG GAAGACATAGAAAGGTTTGATCCTTTGGATGAAAATACGGAGACGCTACTTTCGCATGATGGAAGTGATGTGAGGGGCATCTGTGGTACAGTTAAACAAAGTCCTAATGAGCACCAAAAGGAGTCTGTTAAAG GTTTCACTTTTGCTGAGGTTGGTTGTATACGGACCAGAAATAGCAAAGTTACTTGCTGTCATTTTTCTTCGGATGGGAAGTTCTTGGCTAGTGCTGGGCATGACAAGAAG GTGGTGCTTTGGAATATGGATACCCTTCGAACAGTGAGTAGTCCGGAAGAACACAAATTGGTTATTACAGATGTTCGCTTCAGACCAAATTCCACTCAGTTGGCAACAGCTTCAGTTGATAAATCAGTGCGAATATGGGATGCAGCCAAA CCAAGCTATTGTGTGCAAGCATACAATGGCCACTCTTCACCCGTGATGTCCCTTGATTTCCACCCCAGGAAGACtgaattattttgtttttgtgaCAACGACAATGAAATACACTACTGGAATCTTAATTTATTCTCATGCATGAGGATGTCCAAG GGAGGTATGGCCCAAGTGAGATTTCAACCAAGACTTGGACATTTTCTGGCAGCAGCTTCAGATAAAGTAGTGTCTATCTTTGACGTGGAAACCGATAGGCAAATATTAACATTTCAG GGGCATTCGGAAATTGTAAACTATATATGCTGGGATGTAAATGGAGATTATTTGGCATCCGTGAGTCATGACCTGGTAAAACTATGGTCGGTGGCTACAGGGGAGTGCATTCAAGAACTCAGTTCTGGTGGGAACCAGTTTCACTCTTGTGTATTTCATCCAAGTTATTCCACTCTTTTGGTGATTGGAGGAATCTCG TCTTTGGAGTTGTGGAACATGGCTGAGAACAAGAGCATGACAATTCCAGCTCATGAGAATATAATTTCGGCACTCGCACAATCACCTGTCGGAGGAATTGTTGCGACAGCAAGTCATGACGGCTCTGTTAAACTATGGAAATAG